One window of Triticum dicoccoides isolate Atlit2015 ecotype Zavitan chromosome 5A, WEW_v2.0, whole genome shotgun sequence genomic DNA carries:
- the LOC119297797 gene encoding homeobox-leucine zipper protein ROC6-like, translating to MDGEWPEQYNDLYNWLGLGYPGGDNQVIQHNLGAEVNGLPGAAANMGNNTNAAAADQGNGGGQANGDQTAGTRERHFRRRHTVEQIQILEAAFKEGHHPDEKRRLELSRRTGLSPAQVQIWFQNRRNSGKSKAQKKETEEFQQENDRLQAEKQALMSAMQNKICIICRGEDTPERQRLYAENMMLKDAHMRIADFLKNVSGGRLQVINHTVVDTHAPLTLTGPNPVTIPDHGIARDNPETEGNALAIQHVACAMEEFKVLVGLGAPVWSLAEGGEVEVINYKEYLKMMFPNEHHEMEFGADGTRKTGIISCTATDLVGILMNADWWSQTFPGIVASATTSKVITPGDSGDGMVQLMNAELRVLSPRVPVRKINFIRHCQKIAENIWAVVDVSVDGIRDQAAGLNDGAPSTYTACKLQPSGCHIQELSNGHCQVTWIVNMVHDEATVPPLHHPLFRSGWALGACRWIASLQRRCEYIASLHTNPVHTLNNRSGGAAAITAEGRKNVLEVAHRMTLKFYEAICGRGSQPGRSVDERRGSCGVGTERYEVAVRVVTFPVGRGVAVLRATTTVWLPRTPAQRVFNYLCDADRRTEWDISAKRTSTIRQEGCFSTGEVHGNSASLLRTIASNGAYGKLILQESSIDASCMVLAYAPIDDQSVEEVMNGTNISFSLLPSGVVVLPDGNAEPGAPPTSAMCSSSSSSSHRSNSGSLVSTMYQTLLSGQPPEHLFKAVAENVGNLLCQAIDKIKSGVHANVVLSA from the exons ATGGACGGAGAGTGGCCGGAGCAGTACAATGATCTGTACAATTGGCTTGGCCTCGGGTATCCAGGCGGAGACAACCAGGTTATCCAGCATAACCTTGGTGCTGAGGTGAATGGCCTGCCTGGAGCCGCCGCCAACATGGGCAACAACACTAACGCAGCAGCTGCAGATCAAGGCAACGGCGGTGGACAGGCCAACGGTGACCAGACGGCGGGGACACGGGAACGGCATTTCAGGCGCCGTCACACCGTAGAACAGATCCAAATACTTGAAGC TGCTTTCAAAGAAGGCCATCATCCAGATGAGAAGCGCCGGCTGGAGCTTAGCAGGAGGACTGGCCTGAGTCCTGCACAGGTCCAGATCTGGTTCCAGAACCGACGCAACTCGGGGAAG AGCAAGGCCCAGAAGAAGGAGACCGAGGAATTTCAGCAAGAGAACGACCGGCTCCAAGCTGAAAAACAAGCACTCATGTCGGCTATGCAAAACAAGATTTGCATCATATGCAGAGGGGAGGACACCCCGGAGCGGCAGCGCCTGTACGCCGAGAATATGATGCTCAAGGACGCGCACATGCGTATCGCCGACTTCCTTAAGAATGTCTCCGGTGGAAGGCTACAAGTGATCAACCACACCGTCGTCGACACCCATGCTCCTCTCACGCTCACGGGTCCAAATCCAGTGACGATTCCTGACCATGGCATTGCCCGCGACAACCCTGAAACCGAAGGAAACGCCTTGGCGATTCAACATGTTGCTTGTGCTATGGAAGAGTTCAAGGTGCTTGTGGGCTTGGGTGCGCCAGTGTGGTCGCTAGCGGAAGGTGGCGAGGTGGAGgtgatcaactacaaggagtacctGAAAATGATGTTCCCGAATGAGCACCACGAGATGGAATTTGGTGCGGACGGCACTAGGAAGACTGGCATCATATCGTGCACCGCCACCGACCTCGTCGGCATCCTCATGAACGCG GACTGGTGGTCTCAGACGTTCCCTGGCATCGTGGCAAGTGCCACCACCAGCAAGGTCATCACTCCCGGTGATTCCGGAGATGGGATGGTTCAACTG ATGAATGCAGAGCTGAGGGTGCTGTCGCCACGGGTGCCGGTTCGCAAGATCAACTTCATTAGGCATTGCCAGAAGATCGCGGAGAACATATGGGCGGTGGTGGATGTGTCTGTTGATGGAATTCGTGACCAGGCGGCGGGCCTCAATGACGGCGCGCCTTCAACATACACGGCCTGCAAGCTTCAGCCGAGCGGTTGCCATATCCAGGAGTTGAGCAATGGCCATTGCCAG GTCACATGGATCGTGAACATGGTGCATGATGAGGCCACTGTACCACCGCTGCACCATCCACTCTTCCGCTCCGGCTGGGCACTCGGTGCATGCCGCTGGATTGCATCCCTCCAGAGGCGATGCGAGTACATTGCCTCCCTGCATACCAACCCCGTTCACACCCTCAACAACAGATCTG GTGGAGCAGCTGCTATAACGGCCGAGGGGAGGAAGAACGTCCTGGAGGTAGCACATCGGATGACACTGAAGTTCTACGAAGCGATATGCGGCCGGGGGAGCCAGCCAGGGAGAAGCGTCGATGAGCGGCGTGGCAGCTGTGGCGTAGGCACCGAGAGGTATGAGGTGGCTGTGCGCGTGGTGACTTTCCCCGTGGGTAGAGGTGTTGCAGTGCTGAGAGCTACGACCACGGTATGGCTCCCCAGGACACCGGCGCAGCGCGTGTTCAACTACCTCTGTGATGCAGATCGCCGAACCGAGTGGGACATCAGCGCCAAACGTACCTCCACCATTCGCCAGGAGGGCTGTTTTAGCACTGGAGAAGTCCATGGCAACTCCGCCTCTCTCCTGCGCACCATT GCTTCCAACGGAGCATACGGCAAGCTGATCCTGCAAGAGTCGTCCATCGACGCCTCATGCATGGTGTTGGCGTACGCCCCAATTGACGACCAATCCGTGGAGGAAGTCATGAACGGTACCAatatctccttctccctcctgccgtCTGGGGTGGTCGTACTCCCTGATGGCAACGCCGAGCCAGGAGCGCCTCCAACTTCTGCCATGTGCTCCTCCAGCTCCTCCAGCAGTCACAGGAGCAACTCTGGATCGCTCGTCTCCACCATGTACCAGACGCTGCTGAGCGGCCAGCCACCGGAGCATCTCTTCAAAGCTGTTGCCGAGAATGTGGGGAACCTGCTCTGTCAAGCCATCGACAAGATCAAATCTGGCGTCCATGCTAACGTTGTTTTATCTGCTTGA